From Scleropages formosus chromosome 1, fSclFor1.1, whole genome shotgun sequence, a single genomic window includes:
- the atp6v1d gene encoding V-type proton ATPase subunit D, producing the protein MSGKDRIDIFPSRMAQTIMKARLKGAQTGRNLLKKKADALSMRFRQILRKIIETKTLMGEVMREAAFSLAEAKFAAGDFSTTVIQNVNKAQVKVRAKKDNVAGVTLPVFEHYQEGGDSYELTGLARGGEQLAKLKRNYAKAVELLVELASLQTSFVTLDEAIKITNRRVNAIEHVIIPRIERTLSYIITELDEREREEFYRLKKIQEKKKQLKEKSEKEIARRLAELGPMAEPVNLLMEETDEDLLFE; encoded by the exons ATGTCCGGAAAAGACAGGATCGATATTTTCCCCTCTCGAAT GGCTCAGACCATCATGAAAGCGCGACTGAAAGGAGCTCAGACTGGCAGAAATCTACTGAAGAAGAAAGCAGATGCCTTGTCCATGCGCTTCCGTCAGATCCTCCGCAAGATTATAGAG ACCAAGACTTTGATGGGGGAGGTGATGAGGGAGGCGGCCTTTTCCTTGGCAGAGGCCAAGTTTGCAGCTGGAGACTTCAG TACCACTGTGATCCAGAACGTGAACAAAGCCCAGGTGAAGGTTCGTGCCAAAAAGGACAACGTGGCAG GCGTTACTCTACCAGTGTTCGAACACTACCAAGAAGGAGGCGACA GCTATGAGCTCACCGGCTTGGCCAGAGGAGGGGAGCAGTTGGCCAAGCTCAAGAGGAATTACGCCAAGGCTGTGGAGCTGCTCGTAGAATTGGCCTCTTTGCAG ACCTCATTTGTCACTCTGGATGAGGCCATCAAAATCACTAACCGCCGTGTCAATGCCATTGAGCACG TAATTATTCCACGGATCGAGCGCACCTTGTCCTACATCATCACCGAGCTGgacgagagggagagagaggagttcTACAG GCTGAAGAAGATCcaagagaagaagaagcagctgaaggagaagTCAGAAAAGGAGATTGCACGACGCCTGGCCGAGCTGGGCCCCATGGCCGAGCCCGTGAATCTGCTGATGGAGGAGACTGATGAGGACCTTCTGTTTGAGTGA
- the pals1b gene encoding MAGUK p55 subfamily member 5b isoform X1, which translates to MTTSHMNGHLTDESDGEGGETGEDVGVAVSNVEPQWHIEVAVECPRDLGVRTPPIRCSTKLEKILQHQEGLRKKREEEMRIKQQLDLNASMRLKKLSQNAKVGIDNPIFDAIDGTGSTKEVFHCARGAPPVLELEDLLTSLKQAQSCLADEQSQEDLEVVLQLVEADNFQSAVRIHNAVALHATCLGPPFPLTAQAQDLAQEVQTMLRSSEQEEGLELNALLSSPHLQALMQAHDSVAEQNMHPEPMVPQEGAEEVFKQYRGETVKLVRLEKAKDIPLGATVRNDMDGVFISRIVKGGAAERSGLLHEGDEILEINGTEIRGKDINEVFDILADMHGTLTFVLIPSPQNRVSFHKENVMHIKAHFDYDPSDDPYVPCRELGLSFRKGDILHVISQDDPNWWQAYRDGDEDNQPLAGLIPGRSFQQQREAMKHTTEDEKVPERAGKLWQVKKSRKKKKVISNAHKIEVHENEDIHTYEEMALYHQPATCKRPIALIGPPNCGHNELRQRLLSSDPQRFSIAVPHTTRARRDTEMNGRDYHFVSRQEFEADVAARKFIESGEFEKNLYGTSVDSVQHVINVGKICLLCLHTKSLKVLRSSQLKPYIIFIAPPSLERLRTLLAKEGKNPKPEELRDIVEKAREMEQKFGHLFDSTVANGDPDKAFQELLRLINKLDTEPQWVPASWLL; encoded by the exons ATGACTACATCACATATGAACGGGCACCTGACAGATGAATCCGATGGGGAAGGAGGAGAGACAGGCGAAGATGTGGGTGTGGCAGTGAGCAATGTAGAGCCTCAGTGGCACATTGAGGTTGCCGTGGAGTGCCCCAGGGACCTGGGGGTCCGTACACCACCCATACGTTGCAGCACAAAGCTGGAGAAAATCCTTCAGCACCAGGAAGGATTGAGGAAAAAGAGGGAGGAGGAAATGCGCATAAAGCAGCAGCTGGACCTCAATGCCTCCATGCGTCTGAAGAAGCTCTCACAGAATGCCAAGGTTGGCATTGATAACCCCATCTTTGATGCTATAGATGGGACTGGGTCAACTAAAGAGGTGTTCCACTGTGCAAGAGGAGCACCGCCAGTGCTGG AGCTGGAGGACCTGCTGACCTCCCTGAAGCAGGCACAGAGTTGCTTAGCAGATGAGCAGAGCCAGGAGGACCTAGAGGTGGTTCTGCAGCTTGTTGAAGCGGATAATTTTCAGAGTGCTGTCCGAATCCACAATGCTGTGGCATTGCACGCAACCTGCCTGGGTCCACCCTTTCCGCTCACAGCTCAGGCTCAGGACCTGGCTCAGGAG GTACAGACCATGTTGCGGTCCAGTGAACAGGAAGAGGGCTTGGAGCTGAATGCCCTGCTGTCTTCACCACACCTCCAG GCACTGATGCAGGCCCATGATAGCGTGGCGGAACAGAACATGCATCCAGAGCCTATGGTTCCCCAGGAGGGAGCTGAAGAGGTCTTCAAGCAATACAGGGGTGAAACTGTCAAGTTGGTGCGCCTGGAGAAGGCGAAGGACATTCCACTG GGTGCCACAGTGCGGAATGACATGGATGGAGTGTTCATCAGCCGCATTGTAAAGGGTGGGGCAGCCGAGAGGAGTGGACTGCTACACGAGGGCGATGAGATCCTGGAGATAAATGGTACAGAGATCCGTGGGAAGGACATCAATGAAGTCTTCGATATCCTG GCTGACATGCACGGTACCCTGACCTTCGTCCTCATCCCCAGTCCACAAAACAGGGTGTCATTCCACAAAGAGAATGTG ATGCACATCAAGGCACACTTTGACTACGACCCCTCAGATGACCCTTACGTGCCCTGCCGTGAGTTGGGACTCTCTTTCCGGAAGGGAGACATTCTGCACGTCATCAGCCAGGACGATCCTAACTGGTGGCAGGCCTACCGAGACGGCGATGAGGACAACCAGCCGCTCGCTGGCCTGATCCCAG GGAGGAGCTTCCAGCAGCAGAGGGAGGCAATGAAACATACCACAGAGGATGAGAAAGTGCCCGAGCGAGCCG GAAAGCTCTGGCAAGTGAAGAagagcaggaagaaaaaaaaggtgatcTCCAATGCCCACAAGATCGAAG TGCATGAAAATGAGGACATCCACACCTATGAGGAAATGGCCTTGTACCATCAGCCAGCTACTTGCAAACGGCCCATCGCCCTGATCGGTCCTCCAAACTGCGGGCACAATGAGCTGAGGCAGAGACTTCTCTCCAGCGATCCACAGAGATTCAGCATTGCTGTTCCAC ACACAACACGTGCCCGGCGAGACACTGAGATGAATGGACGAGATTATCACTTTGTCTCCCGACAAGAGTTTGAGGCGGACGTGGCAGCGAGAAAGTTCATTGAGTCGGGCGAGTTTGAAAAGAACCTGTATGGCACCAGTGTCGACTCGGTCCAGCATGTCATTAACGTGGGCAAGATCTGCCTGCTGTGTCTGCACACTAAG TCACTGAAGGTGTTACGAAGCTCCCAGCTCAAGCCCTACATAATCTTCATCGCCCCTCCCTCCCTGGAGCGATTACGCACCCTGCTGGCCAAAGAGGGCAAGAACCCCAAG CCAGAGGAACTGAGGGACATCGTAGAAAAGGCCCGCGAGATGGAGCAGAAGTTCGGCCACCTGTTTGATAGCACTGTTGCCAACGGAGACCCGGACAAGGCCTTCCAGGAGCTTCTGCGACTCATCAACAAGCTGGACACAGAGCCGCAGTGGGTGCCTGCATCCTGGCTGCTATGA
- the pals1b gene encoding MAGUK p55 subfamily member 5b isoform X2: protein MTTSHMNGHLTDESDGEGGETGEDVGVAVSNVEPQWHIEVAVECPRDLGVRTPPIRCSTKLEKILQHQEGLRKKREEEMRIKQQLDLNASMRLKKLSQNAKVGIDNPIFDAIDGTGSTKEVFHCARGAPPVLELEDLLTSLKQAQSCLADEQSQEDLEVVLQLVEADNFQSAVRIHNAVALHATCLGPPFPLTAQAQDLAQEVQTMLRSSEQEEGLELNALLSSPHLQALMQAHDSVAEQNMHPEPMVPQEGAEEVFKQYRGETVKLVRLEKAKDIPLGATVRNDMDGVFISRIVKGGAAERSGLLHEGDEILEINGTEIRGKDINEVFDILMHIKAHFDYDPSDDPYVPCRELGLSFRKGDILHVISQDDPNWWQAYRDGDEDNQPLAGLIPGRSFQQQREAMKHTTEDEKVPERAGKLWQVKKSRKKKKVISNAHKIEVHENEDIHTYEEMALYHQPATCKRPIALIGPPNCGHNELRQRLLSSDPQRFSIAVPHTTRARRDTEMNGRDYHFVSRQEFEADVAARKFIESGEFEKNLYGTSVDSVQHVINVGKICLLCLHTKSLKVLRSSQLKPYIIFIAPPSLERLRTLLAKEGKNPKPEELRDIVEKAREMEQKFGHLFDSTVANGDPDKAFQELLRLINKLDTEPQWVPASWLL, encoded by the exons ATGACTACATCACATATGAACGGGCACCTGACAGATGAATCCGATGGGGAAGGAGGAGAGACAGGCGAAGATGTGGGTGTGGCAGTGAGCAATGTAGAGCCTCAGTGGCACATTGAGGTTGCCGTGGAGTGCCCCAGGGACCTGGGGGTCCGTACACCACCCATACGTTGCAGCACAAAGCTGGAGAAAATCCTTCAGCACCAGGAAGGATTGAGGAAAAAGAGGGAGGAGGAAATGCGCATAAAGCAGCAGCTGGACCTCAATGCCTCCATGCGTCTGAAGAAGCTCTCACAGAATGCCAAGGTTGGCATTGATAACCCCATCTTTGATGCTATAGATGGGACTGGGTCAACTAAAGAGGTGTTCCACTGTGCAAGAGGAGCACCGCCAGTGCTGG AGCTGGAGGACCTGCTGACCTCCCTGAAGCAGGCACAGAGTTGCTTAGCAGATGAGCAGAGCCAGGAGGACCTAGAGGTGGTTCTGCAGCTTGTTGAAGCGGATAATTTTCAGAGTGCTGTCCGAATCCACAATGCTGTGGCATTGCACGCAACCTGCCTGGGTCCACCCTTTCCGCTCACAGCTCAGGCTCAGGACCTGGCTCAGGAG GTACAGACCATGTTGCGGTCCAGTGAACAGGAAGAGGGCTTGGAGCTGAATGCCCTGCTGTCTTCACCACACCTCCAG GCACTGATGCAGGCCCATGATAGCGTGGCGGAACAGAACATGCATCCAGAGCCTATGGTTCCCCAGGAGGGAGCTGAAGAGGTCTTCAAGCAATACAGGGGTGAAACTGTCAAGTTGGTGCGCCTGGAGAAGGCGAAGGACATTCCACTG GGTGCCACAGTGCGGAATGACATGGATGGAGTGTTCATCAGCCGCATTGTAAAGGGTGGGGCAGCCGAGAGGAGTGGACTGCTACACGAGGGCGATGAGATCCTGGAGATAAATGGTACAGAGATCCGTGGGAAGGACATCAATGAAGTCTTCGATATCCTG ATGCACATCAAGGCACACTTTGACTACGACCCCTCAGATGACCCTTACGTGCCCTGCCGTGAGTTGGGACTCTCTTTCCGGAAGGGAGACATTCTGCACGTCATCAGCCAGGACGATCCTAACTGGTGGCAGGCCTACCGAGACGGCGATGAGGACAACCAGCCGCTCGCTGGCCTGATCCCAG GGAGGAGCTTCCAGCAGCAGAGGGAGGCAATGAAACATACCACAGAGGATGAGAAAGTGCCCGAGCGAGCCG GAAAGCTCTGGCAAGTGAAGAagagcaggaagaaaaaaaaggtgatcTCCAATGCCCACAAGATCGAAG TGCATGAAAATGAGGACATCCACACCTATGAGGAAATGGCCTTGTACCATCAGCCAGCTACTTGCAAACGGCCCATCGCCCTGATCGGTCCTCCAAACTGCGGGCACAATGAGCTGAGGCAGAGACTTCTCTCCAGCGATCCACAGAGATTCAGCATTGCTGTTCCAC ACACAACACGTGCCCGGCGAGACACTGAGATGAATGGACGAGATTATCACTTTGTCTCCCGACAAGAGTTTGAGGCGGACGTGGCAGCGAGAAAGTTCATTGAGTCGGGCGAGTTTGAAAAGAACCTGTATGGCACCAGTGTCGACTCGGTCCAGCATGTCATTAACGTGGGCAAGATCTGCCTGCTGTGTCTGCACACTAAG TCACTGAAGGTGTTACGAAGCTCCCAGCTCAAGCCCTACATAATCTTCATCGCCCCTCCCTCCCTGGAGCGATTACGCACCCTGCTGGCCAAAGAGGGCAAGAACCCCAAG CCAGAGGAACTGAGGGACATCGTAGAAAAGGCCCGCGAGATGGAGCAGAAGTTCGGCCACCTGTTTGATAGCACTGTTGCCAACGGAGACCCGGACAAGGCCTTCCAGGAGCTTCTGCGACTCATCAACAAGCTGGACACAGAGCCGCAGTGGGTGCCTGCATCCTGGCTGCTATGA